From the genome of Papaver somniferum cultivar HN1 chromosome 2, ASM357369v1, whole genome shotgun sequence, one region includes:
- the LOC113348497 gene encoding DNA topoisomerase 1 beta-like, translated as MAVDTCMTPKIQEEDDDDDEPIVFRRTKVTPKQNQVNSEMKKVSSQRHEGSSQRHEGSSQKNDGSSQRRDGSSQRQDASSQRRDGSSQRQDGSSQTRDGSSQRQDGSSQRRNDSSQKHRGPSERPSPGTASPNGQNSTLQKGKMVSSSKSAPLKSPLANPKASTSVPEKPKQPPTQNSRINNNEKKPLNKPPAKPNVDSEDSDDDKPLSARLLVSTSALQKSNSHNVAKVRSPHLPSSSKRSVEDSEDEGPLSATIKMKSGGEPSVKNGSSKRSVEDSEDEGPLSATIKMKSGGEPSVKKEIEEKPLASKAKQNGSIKKESEKLNSPKLLNKRPLGDSSTPTHSSAKKPKLSESSVAAKAKQVSVKAEVKTEDDDDDDDDVPIAERLKKAAVSAGTSQPKKKTITKVVTSSLKTSKKSKKIVKKSKYSKSIKLQPSSGDGQKWTTLEHNGVIFPPDYKPHGVKMLYNGQPVDLTPEQEEVATMFAVMKDTEFAMKEKFVENFMNDWRGILGRNHIIKKFELCDFTPIYDWHQAEKEKRKQMTTEEKRVAKEEKLKQEEKYMWAVVDGVKEKVGNFRVEPPGLFRGRGEHPKMGKLKKRIRPSDITINIGKGVPIPECPIPGQRWKEVKHDNTVTWLAFWIDPINSKEFKYVFLAASSSLKGQSDKEKYEKARLLKDYIHDIRANYTKDFTNKDLGKRQIAVATYLIDKLALRAGNEKDDDEADTVGCCTLKVENVKLVPPNKLEFDFLGKDSIRYLNTVDVELPVYKAIGQFKNGKNDGEDLFDKLDTSKLNAHLKELMPGLTAKVFRTYNASITLDDQLHKNTKDGDVGVKVVVYNLANKEVAIICNHQRTESKSHTAQVGKLQGNIQKLKIEIDVLEKDLERTKKGKPLLPRLDDKGEEFVPRNLAPDAIQRKINKIYERIEKMERDISTKEELKTIALGTSKINYLDPRISVAWCKRHEVPIEKIFNKSLLAKFAWAMDVDPSFRF; from the exons ATGGCTGTTGACACTTGCATGACACCTAAAATACAAGAAGaggatgacgatgatgatgagcCAATTGTATTCAGAAGAACCAAGGTAACACCAAAGCAGAATCAAGTAAACTCCGAAATGAAGAAGGTATCATCACAAAGGCATGAGGGATCCTCCCAAAGACACGAGGGATCTTCCCAGAAGAACGATGGATCTTCTCAAAGACGGGATGGTTCTTCTCAGAGACAGGACGCATCTTCTCAAAGACGCGATGGATCTTCTCAAAGACAGGATGGATCTTCTCAAACACGTGATGGATCTTCGCAGAGACAGGACGGTTCTTCTCAAAGACGTAATGATTCATCTCAAAAACACCGTGGGCCATCAGAAAGGCCTAGTCCTGGAACAGCTTCTCCTAATGGTCAAAACTCAACTTTGCAAAAGGGAAAGATGGTTTCATCTTCAAAATCAGCACCACTCAAGTCACCTTTAGCTAATCCAAAGGCATCAACTTCCGTACCAGAGAAGCCGAAACAACCGCCTACGCAAAATTCACGAATAAATAATAATGAAAAGAAGCCTTTGAATAAACCTCCTGCTAAACCAAATGTCGATTCTGAGGATTCTGACGATGATAAGCCCTTGAGTGCCAGACTTCTGGTATCCACCTCAGCATTGCAGAAAAGCAACTCTCACAATGTTGCTAAGGTTCGTAGTCCACACCTTCCCAGTTCCAGTAAAAGATCTGTAGAAGATTCTGAAGATGAGGGTCCTTTGTCTGCAACGATCAAGATGAAGTCAGGGGGAGAGCCGTCTGTTAAGAACGGTTCCAGTAAAAGATCTGTAGAAGATTCTGAAGATGAGGGTCCTTTGTCTGCAACGATTAAGATGAAGTCAGGGGGAGAGCCGTCTGTTAAGAAGGAAATCGAAGAGAAACCTTTAGCTTCCAAAGCGAAGCAAAATGGCTCTATCAAGAAGGAAAGTGAAAAGTTAAACTCCCCAAAATTGTTAAACAAGAGGCCGCTAGGTGATAGCAGTACTCCAACTCACTCTTCTGCTAAAAAGCCAAAACTATCAGAGTCATCTGTTGCAGCTAAAGCAAAACAAGTGTCTGTGAAAGCTGAAGTCAAGACGGAGGATgacgatgatgacgatgatgatgttCCAATTGCCGAGAGACTGAAGAAGGCAGCTGTGTCGGCAGGTACATCTCAACCAAAGAAGAAAACAATAACGAAGGTTGTTACCTCTTCACTTAAAACgtcaaagaaatcaaagaaaatagtaAAGAAATCAAAATACTCGAAGTCTATAAAGCTACAGCCCAGTTCCGGCGATGGACAAAAGTGGACTACCTTAGAGCACAATGGTGTTATTTTCCCTCCAGACTACAAGCCTCATGGTGTCAAGATGCTGTACAATGGACAACCTGTTGATTTGACTCCTGAACAGGAGGAG GTTGCAACAATGTTCGCAGTGATGAAAGACACGGAGTTCGCTATGAAGGAGAAATTTGTGGAGAACTTCATGAATGATTGGAGAGGGATACTCGGAAGAAATCATATAATTAAAAAGTTTGAGCTTTGTGATTTCACCCCTATCTATGACTGGCATCAGgctgagaaggagaagagaaaacAAATGACCACGGAA GAGAAGAGGGTTgccaaagaagaaaaattgaagcAAGAGGAGAAGTACATGTGGGCTGTTGTTGATGGTGTGAAAGAGAAG GTTGGAAACTTCAGAGTGGAACCACCTGGGTTGTTTCGTGGCCGTGGAGAGCATCCTAAG ATGGGAAAATTGAAAAAACGCATTCGACCGAGTGACATTACAATAAATATTGGGAAAGGGGTGCCAATTCCGGAGTGTCCAATTCCTGGTCAAAG GTGGAAAGAAGTTAAACATGATAATACCGTTACATGGTTAGCATTTTGGATTGATCCAATCAATTCAAAAGAGTTCAAGTATGTTTTCTTGGCTGCTAGTAGTTCACTGAAAGGGCAAAGCGACAAGGAGAAGTATGAGAAAGCTAGATTATTAAAG GACTACATTCATGATATTAGAGCAAATTACACAAAGGACTTCACAAATAAAGATCTTGGGAAACGGCAAATAGCAGTCGCGACGTACCTTATCGATAAGTTGGCTCTCAGGGCAGGAAATGAGAAG GATGATGACGAGGCTGATACAGTTGGTTGCTGTACGCTGAAAGTGGAAAATGTTAAATTAGTCCCTCCAAACAAATTAGAG TTTGATTTCCTTGGTAAAGATTCCATTAGATATCTAAATACTGTTGATGTCGAGCTTCCAGTGTACAAAGCAATCGGACAGTTTAAAAATG GAAAAAATGATGGCGAAGATCTTTTCGACAAGCTTGATACTAGTAAACTGAATGCTCATCTTAAGGAACTCATGCCTGGACTCACTGCAAAAGTCTTTCGTACCTACAATGCATCGATTACTTTAGATGACCAG TTGCATAAAAATACCAAGGATGGTGATGTTGGAGTGAAAGTTGTCGTTTATAACCTTGCAAACAAGGAG GTTGCAATTATATGTAACCATCAACGTACTGAATCAAAGTCCCACACTGCACAAGTGGGAAAATTGCAAGGCAATATACAGAAGTTGAAG ATTGAGATAGATGTCCTGGAGAAGGATTTGGAGAGAACCAAAAAAGGAAAGCCTCTACTTCCGAGGTTGGATGATAAAGGAGAGGAATTTGTGCCGAGGAACTTGGCCCCTGACGC AATACAGAGGAAGATCAATAAGATATATGAGAGGATTGAGAAAATGGAACGTGATATTAGTACAAAAGAGGAGCTTAAAACCATTGCGTTGGGCACATCTAAGATTAATTATCTTGATCCTAGAATTTCAGTTGCTTGGTGCAAGCGACATGAAGTTCCTATTGAAAAG ATATTCAACAAGTCACTTCTGGCGAAGTTTGCTTGGGCAATGGATGTGGATCCTAGTTTCAGATTTTGA
- the LOC113353741 gene encoding uncharacterized protein LOC113353741 has product MEHLRMSGAYWGLTTLDLVGKLGAVDRDEIVSWVMQCQHESGGFAGNIGHDPTCSTRLVLCKFWFSLTSSMFWTSTSYRTTSPDCKMKMDHLQETFGVKLILGAGDIWGEIWFGPF; this is encoded by the exons ATGGAGCACCTGAGAATGAGCGGTGCATATTGGGGTTTGACCACTCTTGATCTTGTGGGAAAGCTTGGAGCTGTGGATCGAGATGAGATTGTTTCATGGGTTATGCAGTGCCAACATGAGTCTG GTGGCTTTGCTGGTAATATTGGGCATGATCCCACATGCTCTACACGCTTAGTGCTGTGCAAGTTTTGGTTCTCCTTGACAAGCTCGATGTTCTGGACATCGACAAGCTATCGAACT ACATCGCCGGACTGCAAAATGAAGATGGATCATTTGCAGGAGACATTTGGGGTGAAATTGATACTAGGTGCAGGAGACATTTGGGGTGAAATATGGTTTGGtcctttttag
- the LOC113351661 gene encoding glutamine-dependent NAD(+) synthetase-like has product MSLLKVATCNLNPWGVEFDNNLKNQSKKSKEAGAAIRLGPELEITAYGCEDGFPEPNTDTHSWECLKEILLGDYTDGILCSIGMPVMRKSQRYNCQALCYNRKILMIRPKIWLANDGNYRELRWFTAWKQSDGIEEFLLPPDVADALSQRSAPFSYGYIQFDDAAVAAEICEELFTPQPPHGELALNGFEVFLNASGSHHQLRKLDIRLNAIKGATVRTSGGVYMYSNQQGCDGGRLYYDGCCCVVVDGEVVAQGSQFSLQDVEVLVAQVDLDAVTSSRGSISSFQQQASCVKNVPSITAPYKLCQSFNPRILLSSPLEEIKYHSPEEEIAFGPACWIWDYLRRSGASGFLLPLSGGSDSSSCCVCACIKNASPA; this is encoded by the exons ATGAGCCTGTTGAAA GTTGCAACATGTAATTTGAATCCATGGGGAGTGGAATTTGATAATAATCTAAAGAATCAATCAAAAAAATCTAAAGAAGCTGGTGCAGCAATTCGACTTGGTCCTGAACTTGAAATCACTGCTTACGGATGTGAAGATGGCTTCCCAGAGCCTAATACTGATACTCATTCATGGGAATGCTTAAAAGAAATATTACTTGGTGACTACACTGACGGAATATTATGCAGCATTGGAATGCCAGTAATGCGAAAATCTCAGCGTTATAATTGTCAGGCTCTCTGTTACAATCGGAAGATTCTGATGATACGGCCAAAAATCTGGCTTGCTAATGATGGGAACTATAGAGAGTTAAGATGGTTTACTGCATGGAAACAAAGTGACGGGATTGAGGAATTTCTACTCCCACCAGATGTTGCTGATGCTTTATCACAAAGATCTGCGCCTTTCAGTTACGGGTACATTCAGTTTGACGacgctgctgttgctgctgaaatCTGTGAAGAGCTATTTACTCCGCAACCTCCACATGGTGAGTTAGCACTTAATGGTTTTGAAGTGTTTCTGAATGCAAGTGGAAGTCACCATCAGTTGAGAAAGCTTGATATTCGTCTCAATGCTATTAAAGGTGCTACTGTCCGTACTTCTGGAGGGGTTTATATGTACAGTAATCAACAAGGATGTGACGGCGGTCGTCTATACTACGATGGCTGTTGTTGCGTAGTTGTTGATGGGGAGGTGGTTGCTCAAGGCTCTCAATTTTCTTTACAGGATGTTGAGGTTTTGGTTGCTCAAGTTGATCTCGATGCTGTTACTAGTAGTAGGGGATCTATAAGTAGTTTTCAACAACAAGCCAGTTGCGTGAAGAACGTTCCGTCTATAACAGCACCTTACAAGCTCTGCCAATCTTTTAATCCCCGAATTTTGCTTTCGAGTCCATTGGAGGAGATTAAGTATCACTCTCCAGAGGAGGAGATAGCCTTTGGTCCTGCTTGCTGGATATGGGATTACTTGAGAAGAAGTGGAGCTTCTGGATTTCTGCTTCCACTTTCTGGGGGATCTGACAGCTCTTcttgttgcgtct gtgcttgtatAAAAAATGCATCACCTGCTTAA